A part of Curtobacterium sp. MCLR17_036 genomic DNA contains:
- a CDS encoding phage tail protein, giving the protein MSYVVDFVNVSTVGLERSPVADALAGLRANEARYFSNKYAHVFTTHPAAEVPDLVEYVRRVLAEERGIVIASPPLEATEALVDGVRWTHVFHESGLVVNVLYALEPGGKRAVGFKLADGMEVPDELADTFKFARQKSKLAGTIRGSYFVVKGEY; this is encoded by the coding sequence ATGTCGTACGTCGTCGACTTCGTGAACGTCTCCACGGTGGGGCTCGAACGCTCCCCGGTCGCCGATGCCCTGGCGGGCCTGCGCGCGAACGAGGCGCGGTACTTCTCGAACAAGTACGCGCACGTGTTCACCACGCACCCGGCCGCCGAGGTGCCCGACCTGGTCGAGTACGTGCGCCGGGTCCTCGCCGAGGAGCGGGGGATCGTCATCGCGTCGCCACCGCTCGAGGCGACCGAGGCGCTGGTGGACGGTGTCCGCTGGACGCACGTGTTCCACGAGTCCGGCCTGGTGGTCAACGTGCTCTACGCCCTCGAGCCGGGCGGCAAGCGGGCGGTGGGCTTCAAGCTGGCCGACGGCATGGAGGTGCCCGACGAGCTGGCGGACACGTTCAAGTTCGCGCGGCAGAAGTCGAAGCTCGCCGGCACGATCCGTGGCTCGTACTTCGTCGTGAAGGGCGAGTACTGA
- the glgX gene encoding glycogen debranching protein GlgX, producing MPLSSRTPLGVTLVDGGANVALFSSTAERVEFCTFDDDGTEHRTELRNRTGYTFHDVVPDVAVGTRYGFRVHGAWDPANGLRHNAAKLLLDPYATAVDGTYEWGQALFGHDMDDPEQIDETDSASAMPKSVVADRSFDWADDVRPATPLTDTVFYEVHVKGFTKQHPDVPEEIRGTYAGLAHPAAIKHLTDLGVTAVELLPTHQFVQDSTLADKGLRNYWGYNSIGFFAPHDEYSASGSAGQQVAEFKEMVKALHAAGLEVIMDVVYNHTAEGNHMGPTLSFKGIDNASYYRLVEGDEANYFDTTGTGNSLNVSHPSALGLITDSLRYWVEEMHVDGFRFDLATTLTRQDGEAEKHSAFLDIIHQDPVLREVKMIAEPWDTAGYQVGGFPADWSEWNGKYRDDLRAFWRGDEGTLGDAVQRVLGSPDVYEGSRRSPLCSVDFVTAHDGFTLADLTMYAEKHNEANGEDNNDGESNNTSFNGGIEGPTDDGAVNDYRDRQRRNFLGMLLLSAGVPMILGGDEIARSQGGNNNAYCQDDEISWFDWAAADQDLLAFTTAAIAFRKQHPALRPEWYRTAPGDSESTVQVLRADAQGFEDGDWADVGNRAVILLLTQGDDTVAVLLNASETTVEFTLPERPGGGSWSLGLSSDPDQEVSGSAATLLVRDASFTALV from the coding sequence ATGCCCCTCTCTTCCCGCACCCCGCTCGGCGTCACGCTCGTCGACGGCGGCGCCAACGTCGCCCTGTTCTCGAGCACGGCCGAACGCGTCGAGTTCTGCACCTTCGACGACGACGGCACCGAGCACCGCACCGAGCTCCGCAACCGCACCGGCTACACCTTCCACGACGTCGTCCCCGACGTCGCCGTGGGCACCCGCTACGGCTTCCGCGTCCACGGCGCCTGGGACCCGGCCAACGGCCTCCGCCACAACGCAGCCAAGCTGCTGCTCGACCCGTACGCGACCGCCGTCGACGGGACCTACGAGTGGGGCCAGGCCCTGTTCGGCCACGACATGGACGACCCCGAGCAGATCGACGAGACCGACTCGGCGAGCGCGATGCCGAAGTCCGTGGTCGCGGACCGCTCCTTCGACTGGGCCGACGACGTCCGCCCCGCCACGCCGCTGACGGACACCGTGTTCTACGAGGTCCACGTCAAGGGCTTCACGAAGCAGCACCCGGACGTGCCCGAGGAGATCCGCGGCACCTACGCCGGACTCGCGCACCCGGCAGCGATCAAGCACCTCACCGACCTCGGGGTCACCGCCGTCGAGCTCCTGCCGACGCACCAGTTCGTCCAGGACTCGACGCTCGCCGACAAGGGCCTGCGGAACTACTGGGGCTACAACTCGATCGGTTTCTTCGCGCCGCACGACGAGTACTCGGCCTCGGGCAGCGCCGGCCAGCAGGTGGCCGAGTTCAAGGAGATGGTCAAGGCCCTGCACGCCGCCGGGCTCGAGGTCATCATGGACGTCGTCTACAACCACACGGCCGAGGGCAACCACATGGGCCCGACGCTGTCCTTCAAGGGCATCGACAACGCCTCGTACTACCGCCTGGTCGAGGGCGACGAGGCGAACTACTTCGACACCACCGGTACCGGCAACAGCCTCAACGTGTCGCACCCGTCGGCGCTCGGCCTCATCACCGACTCGCTCCGCTACTGGGTCGAGGAGATGCACGTCGACGGCTTCCGCTTCGACCTCGCGACGACCCTGACCCGCCAGGACGGCGAGGCCGAGAAGCACTCCGCGTTCCTCGACATCATCCACCAGGACCCGGTGCTCCGCGAGGTCAAGATGATCGCCGAGCCCTGGGACACCGCGGGCTACCAGGTCGGTGGTTTCCCGGCCGACTGGTCGGAGTGGAACGGCAAGTACCGCGACGACCTCCGCGCGTTCTGGCGCGGGGACGAGGGCACGCTCGGCGACGCCGTGCAGCGAGTCCTCGGCAGCCCGGACGTCTACGAGGGGTCACGGCGCTCGCCCCTCTGTTCGGTCGACTTCGTCACCGCACACGACGGCTTCACCCTCGCCGACCTCACCATGTACGCCGAGAAGCACAACGAGGCGAACGGCGAGGACAACAACGACGGCGAGAGCAACAACACCTCGTTCAACGGCGGCATCGAGGGCCCGACCGACGACGGCGCGGTGAACGACTACCGCGACCGCCAGCGGCGCAACTTCCTCGGCATGCTCCTGCTCTCGGCCGGTGTCCCGATGATCCTGGGCGGCGACGAGATCGCGCGGTCCCAGGGCGGCAACAACAACGCCTACTGCCAGGACGACGAGATCTCGTGGTTCGACTGGGCCGCGGCGGACCAGGACCTGCTCGCGTTCACGACCGCGGCGATCGCGTTCCGGAAGCAGCACCCGGCGCTCCGGCCCGAGTGGTACCGCACCGCTCCTGGTGACTCCGAGTCGACCGTGCAGGTGCTCCGCGCGGACGCGCAGGGGTTCGAGGACGGCGACTGGGCGGACGTCGGCAACCGCGCGGTCATCCTCCTGCTCACGCAGGGTGACGACACCGTCGCGGTGCTGCTGAACGCCTCCGAGACGACCGTCGAGTTCACCCTGCCGGAGCGTCCGGGCGGCGGCAGCTGGTCGCTCGGCCTGTCGAGCGACCCCGACCAGGAGGTCTCGGGGAGCGCGGCGACGCTGCTCGTCCGCGACGCGTCCTTCACGGCGCTCGTGTGA
- a CDS encoding PQQ-binding-like beta-propeller repeat protein, translating into MPLLSSRLFLPLAGLLLSSIALAGCSATAEPKKVDLAAPFSADAAVTPEWSLDITPVSSPAFVAGTALVYDGTDELRMVAVDTATGEERWSRRSSTGAVVPKWTGFSVVTTEGAGGKDLVAYLTPAELDASIDYYQHTLVVADVQTGEVIWHAPKDWVAGVWNCGLNRDVCYSTWDLASESWVSKELNVDTGQVGPVTTEVDGRPTDVIDEGVYSYTDASGTAWFGRRVDGQDLWKVEAEGLVGKDIDSAGRLRAVDTVPDSDDLLLNMTEAKTADGKTMSVDDFTLVSIDGKTGSRNWSTTGALCTGADLMVCRGAVSFSAADDDAGFDLGKGALVVAGIDASSGKDRWSKDLAGVTSLANARGQAGRGNLEDAWVYQDAKGAAILSTDGQSGRVPADDLTACKSPIRWNGPESSNPQNPVTEFQLGIVWSPCDAAGRASGESWTDGSVRAASDMPDGWKTGQKVVQTKEALLGFQIEG; encoded by the coding sequence GTGCCACTGCTGTCCTCGCGCCTGTTCCTCCCGCTCGCCGGGCTCCTGCTGTCATCGATCGCCCTCGCGGGGTGCTCGGCGACCGCAGAGCCGAAGAAGGTCGACCTGGCGGCTCCGTTCTCGGCCGACGCTGCAGTGACCCCGGAGTGGTCCCTCGACATCACCCCGGTCAGCAGCCCGGCGTTCGTGGCAGGGACCGCCCTCGTGTACGACGGCACCGACGAGCTGCGCATGGTCGCAGTCGACACGGCGACCGGGGAAGAGCGCTGGTCGAGGCGGTCGAGCACCGGCGCCGTCGTGCCGAAGTGGACCGGCTTCTCGGTCGTCACGACCGAGGGCGCCGGAGGCAAGGACCTGGTCGCCTACCTGACTCCGGCGGAGCTCGACGCCTCGATCGACTACTACCAGCACACGCTCGTCGTCGCCGACGTGCAGACCGGCGAAGTGATCTGGCACGCCCCGAAGGACTGGGTCGCCGGTGTGTGGAACTGCGGACTGAACCGCGACGTCTGCTACTCGACGTGGGACCTCGCGTCCGAGTCGTGGGTCTCCAAGGAGCTCAACGTCGACACAGGGCAGGTCGGGCCCGTGACCACCGAGGTGGACGGGCGGCCCACCGACGTCATCGACGAGGGCGTCTACAGCTACACCGACGCATCGGGGACGGCGTGGTTCGGGCGTCGTGTGGACGGGCAGGACCTCTGGAAGGTCGAGGCGGAAGGACTCGTCGGGAAGGACATCGACTCTGCCGGACGGCTCCGCGCCGTCGACACCGTCCCCGACAGCGACGACCTCTTGCTGAACATGACCGAGGCGAAGACGGCAGACGGCAAGACGATGTCCGTCGACGACTTCACGCTCGTGTCCATCGACGGGAAGACAGGTTCCCGCAACTGGTCGACGACGGGGGCGCTCTGCACGGGGGCTGACCTGATGGTCTGCCGCGGAGCGGTGTCGTTCAGCGCCGCGGACGACGACGCCGGCTTCGACCTGGGCAAGGGTGCGCTCGTCGTTGCCGGGATCGACGCCTCGTCCGGGAAGGACCGGTGGTCGAAGGACCTCGCAGGCGTCACGTCGCTCGCGAACGCCCGTGGCCAAGCGGGTCGTGGCAACCTCGAAGACGCGTGGGTCTACCAGGACGCGAAGGGCGCGGCGATCCTCTCGACCGACGGGCAGAGCGGACGGGTGCCCGCGGACGACCTCACCGCGTGCAAGAGTCCGATCCGCTGGAACGGGCCCGAGTCGTCGAACCCCCAGAACCCCGTGACCGAGTTCCAGCTCGGGATCGTCTGGAGCCCGTGTGACGCAGCGGGACGGGCGTCGGGGGAGTCGTGGACCGACGGTTCCGTGCGGGCGGCGTCCGACATGCCCGACGGCTGGAAGACGGGGCAGAAGGTCGTGCAGACGAAGGAAGCGCTGCTGGGCTTCCAGATCGAGGGCTGA